The Myxococcota bacterium DNA window CGCCCTCGGTGAACTTGTTGACGCCCACGACGGTGCGCGCGCCCGACTCGATCTCGGCCACGCGCCGCGCGTTCGACTCCACGAGCTTCTGCTTCATGTAGCCCGACTCGACCGCAGCGATCGCGCCGCCCTGCTGCTCGATGCGCGCGATCTCCGCCCAGGCGCCCGCCTCGATCTCGGCCGTCTTCTTCTCGATCACGAGCGAGCCCTCGAAGATGTCGGGGTACTCGAGCATGTCGGTCTCGAAGGCCAGGATCTGCTGGATGCGCAGTGACCACTGCTGGTCCCAGGGCCGCGGCAGGCCGAGAGCCTCGTTCCAGGCCGGCAGCTGCAGCGCCCGGCAGCGCGCGTCGCGCGAGAGGGTGACTCCCAAGGCCTCGAGCGCGATGCGCGGCACGTTGTTCTCGGGCTGCGCCTCGGTCAGCCCGAGTGAGTTCACCTGCACGCCGTAGCGGAAGCGGCGCTGCTCCTTGTCGGTGACTCCGTAGCGCTCGAGGCCGATCTTGTCCCACATGCGCGTGAACGCGCGCAGCTTGCAGATCTCTTCGATGAAGCGGATGCCCGCGTTGCAGAAGAACGAGATGCGCCCGAACACCGCGCCCAGCTCGGCCTTCGGCACGCGCACCGAGTCGAGCACCGCCATGGCGTTGGCGAGCGCGAACGCGACCTCCTGCACCGGCGTCGCGCCGACCTCCTGCAGGTGATAGCTGCAGACGTTGATCGGGTTCCACTTGGGCACGATCGCGACGGTCCACTCGATCATCTGGCGGGTCAAGTCGAGCGACGGGCGCGGCGGGAAGATGTAGGTGCCGCGCGAGAGATACTCCTTCACGATGTCGTTCTGCGTCGTGCCCTGGAGCTCGGCGCGCGCCACGCTGCGCCGCTCGGCCACCGCGACGTACAGCGCGAGCAGCCACGCGGCCGTCGCGTTGATCGTCATCGAGGTGTTCATGCGGTCGAGCGGGATGCCCTCGAGCAGCTGATCCATGTCCTCGATCGAGCCGATCGGCACGCCGACCTTGCCGACCTCGCCCGCCGCGAGCGGGTGGTCGGCGTCGTAGCCGGTCTGGGTCGGCAGGTCGAAGGCGATCGAGAGACCCGTCTGGCCCTTGGTCAGGTTCGAGCGGTAGAGCGAATTCGACGCGCGCGCGGTCGAGTGACCCGAGTAGGTGCGGAAGATCCAGGGTCGGTCGGCCATCGCGCGCGGCGCTCCTAGGCGAGCTTCGACTTGGCGTAGCGCACGATCTCGGCGATCGCGCGGTCTCCGTCGTCGATGCCCGGGAACAGCATGAAGTCGTGCGGCATGCCCGCGTAGCTCGAGAGCTGCACCTCGCGGCCCGCCTTCTTGAGCTTGTCGGCGAACTGCAGCGCGTCGTCGCGCAGCGGGTCGATCGCGCCCGCGATCACGAGCGCGGGCGGGAACTTCGACACGTCGGCCCGCACGGGGCTCGCGAACGGGTCGGCCCAGTCACTCGGCCGCACGTAGCAGTCGCGGAAGAAGGTCATGATGTCGGTGTCGAGCACGCCGTCGTCGGGCCCGAAGGTCTTCATCGACTCACTGGCGAGCGACATCTCGAGCCACGGGCAGAGCAGGAGCAGCGCGCGCGGCGGCTTCTCGCCCGCCGCGAGCAGCCGCAGCGTGACCGCGGCCGTGGCGTTGCCGCCCGCCGAGTCACCGCCCGCCGCGATGCGCGCCGGGTCGCCCGCGAGGCTGGCCGCGTTCTTGGCCACCCAGCGGTACGCCGCCAGGCAGTCCTCGAGCGGCCCGGGGTAGCGCGCCTCGGGCGCCAGCCGGTAGTCGACCGACACCACCACCGCGCCGATCCCGGCGCAGAGCTGCTTGCAGATCTTGTCGTGCGTCTCGAGGTTCATCGCCACGTAGCCGCCGCCGTGGAAGTACACGACCACCGGGTAGGGCCCCTTCTTGGGCTCGGCCGGGGTGTACACGCGCGCGGGGACCTTCCCGGCGGGGCCGGGGATCTCGATCATCTTCGTGGCCCCTACGGCCGGCGCGCCGGCGGCGAGCAGGGCGGCGAGCGCCCCCAAACCCTCGCGGAGCGCCTTGGGCTCCAGCACGCGGGTGGCCTTGCCCGCGTTCATCATGTCGAACAGCACCTTCACCTGGGGGTTCAGCGTCCCGCGCGGATCAGC harbors:
- a CDS encoding alpha/beta hydrolase gives rise to the protein ADPRGTLNPQVKVLFDMMNAGKATRVLEPKALREGLGALAALLAAGAPAVGATKMIEIPGPAGKVPARVYTPAEPKKGPYPVVVYFHGGGYVAMNLETHDKICKQLCAGIGAVVVSVDYRLAPEARYPGPLEDCLAAYRWVAKNAASLAGDPARIAAGGDSAGGNATAAVTLRLLAAGEKPPRALLLLCPWLEMSLASESMKTFGPDDGVLDTDIMTFFRDCYVRPSDWADPFASPVRADVSKFPPALVIAGAIDPLRDDALQFADKLKKAGREVQLSSYAGMPHDFMLFPGIDDGDRAIAEIVRYAKSKLA
- a CDS encoding protein meaA — encoded protein: MADRPWIFRTYSGHSTARASNSLYRSNLTKGQTGLSIAFDLPTQTGYDADHPLAAGEVGKVGVPIGSIEDMDQLLEGIPLDRMNTSMTINATAAWLLALYVAVAERRSVARAELQGTTQNDIVKEYLSRGTYIFPPRPSLDLTRQMIEWTVAIVPKWNPINVCSYHLQEVGATPVQEVAFALANAMAVLDSVRVPKAELGAVFGRISFFCNAGIRFIEEICKLRAFTRMWDKIGLERYGVTDKEQRRFRYGVQVNSLGLTEAQPENNVPRIALEALGVTLSRDARCRALQLPAWNEALGLPRPWDQQWSLRIQQILAFETDMLEYPDIFEGSLVIEKKTAEIEAGAWAEIARIEQQGGAIAAVESGYMKQKLVESNARRVAEIESGARTVVGVNKFTEGEPSPLLQGAGAILTVDDAAGREQVERLRAQRAKRNAHDAAAALSGLRDALRSGANLMEASVRCAHAGVTTGEWADALRAVYGEYRAPTGVDAAVAPRSDAAQLGAIRARVDEISRVLGRRLKLLVGKPGLDGHSSGAEQIAIFARDAGMEVVYEGIRLTPDEIVSSALQEGVHLIGLSILSGSHLSLAPEIARRAGVPVVVGGIIPEEDAEKLRAEGVAAVYTPRDYDVLRVLREIVDIAAAAHGAA